The genomic segment CTTAATATCTTAACAGCTGAACAAGTGACCACCTCCGTCCATGTCCTGAATACATGAACACCTGGTGCTATAAAATACAGTCTGCCAAAATCATTTGAGATTTACACAGGTGTCCTAAACCAGCCTACTGGGCTACCTAGATAAGTACTTCTTCATAGCCCACTGAAATATCTGAACATTTGGACAGATACGCCAACCAAGAAGGCCTCTAAACATGTAAACATCTGGATAGATGGTTCCCCAAACACCCAAATTATGTTCCTCAATGCAGCTCACTCAAACACTTACAGCAGTGCTCCCCTCCAGCCCAGTGTGAATATTTGAAACACATGAACAGGTATTTCCCCCACCTCAACACTTGCATACCTGCCACACTTTAATATCTCAATACCTGCATAGAAATCACTATTCCATAGCCTTTAAATATCTGTATAGTTGTCTCCAACTGAGCCAACTTGATATCTGGAGACCTAAACAGGTACCTACCTCCCCCTCATATCAGTCagaaataaataggtaaacaccTGGACAGGAGTTTCCCAATGCAACCTCACCTGAATATCTGGATGTGTCCCAAACCATCTCACCAACATGCTGGGATAGGGGTTCTCACACTTAACTCATGTGAAAACTTAGATATCTCCTCCCATCAGTCCCATATAAATCCTTAACATCTGGATGGGGGCCTTTAATTCAGTGCTTTCCTTGCCATGAGAAATGTTCCACTCCTATCAAGACCTGCCTGCTGACAGCTGTCCTTCCcgtcctttcttttctccccatcctcagcTCTATGAGATGTTTTATTCAGTGATGAAATACCTGCCAGGACCACAGCAACAGGCATTTAAGGATCTGAAAGGTCTGGAGGACTTCATAGCCAAGAAGGTGGAGCAGAACCAACGCACGCTAGATCCCAACTCCCCACGGGACTTCATCGACTCCTTCCTCATCCGCATGCAGGAGGTACACCCTAACAGCCAGTGCAGAGAGCTgcagagccaggcagagggaaacCAGGCTGGCATGGGGAGAGCAGAGGCTCGTTCAAACCATTCCCCTCATAACATCCTCACAATCCCAAGTATAATAACTATGGCTGCTCCCTCTACTGAGCCCCTGCCCATGGGCAGGACCTGTGTGTGCCAACCATAATAGCAAGCAATTCCGTACCATGCACTCACTGACTCTATTCCTCTCCTTCTCAATATCCCCACCATAAAAAAGTGTTCTTGAAGAGTAAAGGACAGATAGGCAGGTGGGTaaggagtgtgggaagggcaTTTTGGGCAGAGCCAGCAGCCTGAACAAAGAGCTAGTAGAACCAagtccctcctcccacctctggtCTGGATCTAAGAGAGAGGGGTCCAAAGAGAAAGACCCCAGAAGGGCCCTGAGAGCCCTGAAGGGAGTGGGTTTGGCCTGAACCCCTCTCTCCCTATAGGAGCAGAACAACCCCAACACAGAGTTCTACTTGAAGAACCTGGTGCTGACCACACTGAACCTCTTCTTTGCGGGCACTGAGACAGTCAGCACGACCCTGCGGTATGGCTTCCTGCTGCTCATGAAGCACCCAGATGTGGAGGGTAAGACTGCAGGGTGAGGGGCAACGAAGTGGCAGCCACAGGCCCTCAAACTTCCTCTGAGCCCATTGCAACATCCCCACCTTCCCCAGATCCCTGAAACCTCAGACATACCCTGTTATCCGGAGACTAGGTGATACTCTGCTGATGAGCACCAGCCGAGTTTCACTAGGTGTTTAAGTATTGAAAATATCTGAATGGATTGGTAAATAGCTTCCATGTTGGGTCAAATGTATATCCACTGCCTGCTCTCCAAACCATTCCCCAAACTCCTCCCTTATGCCTACTCATGATTCTGGCATGACCGGGTGAACAGGATGCTGCACCAACAATGCATATGGCCAACGTCTGTTTTGAATGGTCTAAGTCCATGGCACACATGGGTGTACATATTTGGACTATCATCACTGCCCCGAGACCCCAGATACCTAAAtaccttccccctcctcccacagccaAAATCCACGAGGAGATTGACCAGGTGATTGGCAAGAACCGGCAGCCCAAGTTTGAGGACAGGGCCAAGATGCCCTACACAGAGGCGGTGATCCATGAGATCCAAAGATTTGGAGACATGATCCCCATGGGATTGGCCCGCAGAGTCACCAAGGACACCAAGTTTCGGGAGTTCTTCCTCCCCAAGGTATCTTCCTGTCCCACCTTGGGGGACCTCCAACCTgctccctgtgacccagcaatccaTTCCCTTAGAAGCTTCCCAGCCCCTGTCCCATTGCTTCAATCAAACACTGTTCCAACCACCATGTCCCTTCAATCCCCTCAGAGATTCCTGAATCCCGTGTCTCCCCCAGAGCTCTTTCCACAAGGAATATGAACACCATATCCCCAAACTTCCTCTCTCAAGAGACATGAACTTCATGTCTAGACCTCCTCCCTCAAAGACACGGATCTCATGTCCCCCAAACATCCTGCCTAGAGAAACACAAACCTGATGTCTCTCAAACCCAGTCCCAGAGAGCATGAACCCCCACGTCCTCTCAACCTCCTGCCCTGAGAGACATGAACTGTGGGTCCCCCACACCTTCTGTCCTAAGAGGCACAAAACCTGTGCTCCTCAAACTTCCCTTCTCAGGAGACATGAACCCCCATGTCTGCCAAGCTTCCTGGCTCAGAGACCTGAGTCTCATGTCCCCAGGGGATCCACACTCCCCTGCCTCCCATTTCTTATCACTCAGGGCACCCGCATTGTCCCATCAACCTCTACGTGCTTTCAGCACACCCTGTCCCCACTCCACCTTATCAaatgcccctctcctcctcaccagGGCACTGAAGTGTTccctatgctgggctctgtgctgagagaccCCAAGTTCTTTTCCCACCCCCGAGACTTCCACCCCCAGCACTTCCTGGATGAGAAGGGCCAGTTTAAGAAGAGTGATGCTTTTGTGCCCTTCTCCATCGGTAAGAGACCCCGGTCTGCTTGCTGCTAAGCCACTGCTCCCACCAACGGGGCCTCCTTCATCCCACATCCCGTCTCTAAGCTGTAGCCTGGGGTCTGTCTCCAACTTGAAAGTCCCTCTGAGATCTACTCTAGAGCCAACCAGCTGCAAACCCCATGACTACAAGTACCTGTGTCCAGGCAACTGGAAAGGGATGATTgtatccatttcacagatggggaaaatcAAAGCCCTTAGTGAGTCaggtatttgtccaaagtcaTTTAGATTCTTGAGATTCCTTGGGAGGAGATGAGAGCCCGGCAGCCATATCTGAGTGTGTGCTTGGAAGGAAGGGGCACCTAAATTTCCCATTGCTACAGCTTGGGATAGCTCACCCCTATCCCATGTACAAgagaaactgatgctcagagagggtTAGAGATGTCTCTGAAAGTTTCTCAGTCCCTGCTCTCTGGGAGAATGCAGTTGGGGGTGGATAGTGGGGAAGGGAGCAGTGAGAGCAGGCCTcacctccagccctcccattctgtCTCTTCAGGAAAGCGGTACTGTTTCGGAGAAGGTCTGGCTAGAATGgagctctttctcttcctcaccaCCATCTTGCAGAACTTCTGCCTCAAGTCCCCTCAGCTGCCCCAAGACATTGACGTGTCCCCCAAAGTTGTGGGCTTTGCCACTATCCCACGAAATTACACCATGAGCTTCCAGCCCCGCTGAGCAAGGGCTGTGctggggggcgcggggagggctgcgggaggagtgggaggggcagaggcggggcTATCAGGAAGGCGGGTTAGTGGAGGGCGGAGCTAGCAAGAGGGAGGTGACTTAGGGAAATCTGAGGGGCAAGGtgacaggagaggaagaggaaaggaatggaCTCTGTTCACCTTGCTAGAGATAGATGCTTCAGAGGTGGGATAAGAGGAAGGGAAACCTTACActataatgttaataataataataataacacctattatttgttgaatgtcttTATCAGTTCTGGGCTAAAAACATGCACTTACTGCACTTAATTCTCACAAATCTATGTGACAGGGCACAGTGCATATGCCCATTTTAGAAAGCTTAACTGATTCCCAAGGTAGCTACAAGGACAAATCCTTTTAATAAGTTTAGAAATGGCACTAAACATGCAAaagtcttttcctgttttttttctatatactttaggaaatcaaaattaaaagcacaataacTATTGTAGTcactgaaatgaatgaaatacttaAGTAGAATCTGACAATACATGCACAGAGCCTGTATGGTGAAAGCTGCAAAATACCAATAAAagtaatcaaatatatatatatatatatatatatatttttttttttt from the Prionailurus viverrinus isolate Anna chromosome E2, UM_Priviv_1.0, whole genome shotgun sequence genome contains:
- the LOC125153007 gene encoding cytochrome P450 2A13, whose product is MLASGLLLVALLTCLTVMVLMMSAWRQRKLWGKLPPGPTPLPFIGNYLQLNTQQMYNSLMKISERYGPVFTVHLGPRRIVVLCGHEAVKEALVDQAEEFSGRGEQATFDWLFKGYGVAFSNGERAKQLRRFSITTLRDFGVGKRGIEERIQEEVGFLIEALRGTRGAFIDPTFFLSRTVSNVISSIVFGDRFDYENKEFLSLLRMMLGSFQFTATSMGQLYEMFYSVMKYLPGPQQQAFKDLKGLEDFIAKKVEQNQRTLDPNSPRDFIDSFLIRMQEEQNNPNTEFYLKNLVLTTLNLFFAGTETVSTTLRYGFLLLMKHPDVEAKIHEEIDQVIGKNRQPKFEDRAKMPYTEAVIHEIQRFGDMIPMGLARRVTKDTKFREFFLPKGTEVFPMLGSVLRDPKFFSHPRDFHPQHFLDEKGQFKKSDAFVPFSIGKRYCFGEGLARMELFLFLTTILQNFCLKSPQLPQDIDVSPKVVGFATIPRNYTMSFQPR